The Gammaproteobacteria bacterium genomic sequence CCGCGCGACGTCGAGTCCCTGTACGCGCGGCCTGGCATCCCCGATTGTCATCGGCCCGGGTTTTGTCATTTTGGTGTTACCGCGTTCGTGATCATCGTTGTTAAAGTCGGTCGAGTGCGCATCGTATCTGGTTACGGAGGCGCCATCGAAATTGGACCCGACTTTGCGTGAAAATCGTAAATCCCTGCCACTTAATCCAGCTGACGTCACCTAAGCGCTGCGTGCAGGCGCCGGTATCCCCCGTAATGAAGAAAAATTTGAGGATACGTCATGAAACAATCCGGTTACGGCTTTCCGCCGTCGCTGGGCCGCAGCGCGCTTGTCGTGTTGCTCGGTCTGGCTACGGTCGTCGGCGCGAACGCTTCGCCACGCGCGGATGGGCCTGCAAGGATGCGTATCGAACTGATTGACCAAGCCCGCAACATGATGGGCACGCCTTATGTGTGGGGCGGCGTCACACCCGATGGCTTCGATTGCAGCGGGCTGGTGCAGTACAGTTTTTACCAGATCGGCGTGGAGGTGCCACGCACCGCAGCCCTGCAGGTCGAGGCCAGTCAGCCGGTGTCGATCGATAGTCTGAGACCCGGCGACCTGTTGTTTTTCGATACCACTGACCGCTACAGTCACGTCGGTATCTATGTCGGCAACGGGCGCTTTATTCACGCGCCGCGCACTGGCCGCGACGTGAGCATATCGACCTTGCACAGCCCTTACTGGAACGATGCCCTGTCGCGCGCGGGGAGTTTTCTGAACTGACTGGCGCGTGTGCGCCTGGCGAATGGCTCTAACAGACGATCCGGTAGGCAACCACCGTTACTTCATTATTTCGGCTGTTACAGGTCCCTGGTCCTTCCCTTTCTTCAGCGCAGCAGGCTTATGGACGGCGCGTTTGCCGGTTTTCTCGCTGCGCACGAGGTATTGCGGATCGTCCGGGCTCGCCGCAACCTCGTGTCCTTCGATCTGCGTGCGCCGCGTGAGTTTCTTCTCGATCTTGCCGCGCGTCTTGCCTTGCGGCGTGTTCCACTCGACGTGATCGCCGATGCTAAAGGTACTCGTCATGCTGATCTCCAGTTGCGCGTGAGACGCCGCGGACATTTGAATTAGACCGCCGCAAATTACGCGCCGCGCTGAATTAGTGCCACGGCATGCGCCGCGAGCCCTTCGCCCCTGCCGATGTGCCCCATTTTTTCGTTGGTGGTCGCCTTGATGCTTATTTGGCCGATGTCGATGCCAAGGTCTTCGCTCAGCGCGACCC encodes the following:
- a CDS encoding C40 family peptidase, with product MKQSGYGFPPSLGRSALVVLLGLATVVGANASPRADGPARMRIELIDQARNMMGTPYVWGGVTPDGFDCSGLVQYSFYQIGVEVPRTAALQVEASQPVSIDSLRPGDLLFFDTTDRYSHVGIYVGNGRFIHAPRTGRDVSISTLHSPYWNDALSRAGSFLN
- a CDS encoding DUF2945 domain-containing protein, whose product is MTSTFSIGDHVEWNTPQGKTRGKIEKKLTRRTQIEGHEVAASPDDPQYLVRSEKTGKRAVHKPAALKKGKDQGPVTAEIMK